The Flexivirga oryzae genome segment CGCCGGCTTCTTCCTGCGGGCCTCGCTGCAGCACCAGTACGAACAGCGGGCGCTGGCGGTCGCGCGAGGCATCGCCGCCGACCAGGGCCTCGGTGATCTCGTGGTGAAGGGCAAGCAGCCGCAGGTGGAGGCCATCGCCGCGGCGCAGGAACACGCGACCCGGGCGCTCTTCGTCGTGGTGACCAACGACCGGGGCGTCCGGCTCGCGCACCCGAACCCGGACGAGATCGGCAAGGTGGTCAGCACCGATCCGGACGAGGCGCTCGCCGGCAAGGACAACGTGTCCATCGAGCGCGGGACGCTCGGGCTGTCCGCACGAGGCAAGGTCCCGTTGCGCGACTCGAACGGCCGCATCGTCGGCGAGGTCAGTGTCGGCTTCGCGGCCACCGACATCAGCGACGCACTCTGGCGGGTGGTGTTCATCGTGCTGCCGTGGGCGCTTGCGGCCGTGCTGATCGCGGTGCTGCTGACGGCGTTACTGGGGCGCCGTCTCAAGCGGCTGACGCTGGGATTGGAGCCGTCCGAGGTGGCAGACCTGGTGCGAGAGCGTGAGGCGGTGCTGCACGGCATCTCCGAAGGCGTGCTCGCGGTCGACCCCGACCACCGCGTGACGATGTGCAACTCGGAGGCGATTCGCTTGCTGGGTAAGGAGATTCCGATCGGCAGCGACTTGGACGAGTTAGCGCTCGCACCGGATCTGCAACGCCTCATGAGCCACCCGCAGGAGGACCGACGGGCGGTCACCGCAGTCTCCGGCAGCCGGGTGCTCGTGGCCACCCACCGGCCGGTGGCGCTCGCGGACGGCACCGATCTGGGTGGCGTCCTGACGGTGCAGGACCGGACCGAGCTCGAGGAGTTGACCAGTGAGCTGGCGGGCGTGCGGAGTATGACGAGCGCACTGCGTGCGCAACGCCACGAATTCGCCAACC includes the following:
- a CDS encoding ATP-binding protein, which translates into the protein MTRAQRRGGRGLRRLPFTRQMMLLQVAVVAALGVVSLLVAGFFLRASLQHQYEQRALAVARGIAADQGLGDLVVKGKQPQVEAIAAAQEHATRALFVVVTNDRGVRLAHPNPDEIGKVVSTDPDEALAGKDNVSIERGTLGLSARGKVPLRDSNGRIVGEVSVGFAATDISDALWRVVFIVLPWALAAVLIAVLLTALLGRRLKRLTLGLEPSEVADLVREREAVLHGISEGVLAVDPDHRVTMCNSEAIRLLGKEIPIGSDLDELALAPDLQRLMSHPQEDRRAVTAVSGSRVLVATHRPVALADGTDLGGVLTVQDRTELEELTSELAGVRSMTSALRAQRHEFANRMHTVMGLLHTASVDDAIEYLSDSVKFATNEEISENPAVRSSTIRAFFAGKQSAAAESGVTLTLSEQSWVPQKLVAPVEVITVLGNLVDNAIEAARSSAARPARVEVDLLTDRNDLVISVANTGDGIPEHRAESIFVGGVSSRGTGRGMGLAIARATAEGLGGEVRLTSLGAEDSDTVFVATLPNVLETGEIQEDL